A window of the Gemmatimonadaceae bacterium genome harbors these coding sequences:
- a CDS encoding c-type cytochrome: MADNDNDKLLEHAYDGIQEFDNPLPTWWKWIFYATILVVPIYLWDPMGIGVGPGKVKSYEEQMAAFNAAHPKTGGTYTDEQLLAFAKDPAKVEAGKVVFTSYCAACHRPDGGGMIGPNLTDDFWIHGGKPTDIYKTVNEGVLAKGMPNWGKVLKPDQIEGAVAYVQTLHGTNPANPKEPQGTKYPSDSAAAPAAAAPKAP; this comes from the coding sequence ATGGCTGACAACGACAACGACAAGCTGCTCGAGCACGCCTACGACGGCATCCAGGAGTTCGACAACCCGCTCCCCACGTGGTGGAAGTGGATCTTCTACGCGACCATCCTCGTCGTGCCGATCTACCTGTGGGACCCGATGGGCATTGGCGTCGGGCCGGGCAAGGTGAAGTCGTACGAGGAGCAGATGGCGGCATTCAACGCCGCGCACCCGAAGACGGGCGGCACCTACACCGACGAGCAGCTCCTCGCGTTCGCCAAGGATCCGGCCAAGGTGGAAGCCGGCAAGGTGGTGTTCACGAGCTACTGCGCCGCCTGCCACCGCCCGGATGGCGGCGGCATGATCGGCCCCAACCTCACCGACGATTTCTGGATTCACGGCGGCAAGCCGACCGACATCTACAAGACGGTGAACGAGGGCGTGCTCGCCAAGGGCATGCCGAACTGGGGCAAGGTGCTGAAACCCGACCAGATTGAAGGCGCGGTGGCGTACGTGCAGACGCTGCACGGCACCAACCCCGCCAACCCCAAGGAACCGCAGGGCACCAAGTATCCGTCCGATTCCGCAGCGGCGCCGGCTGCGGCGGCGCCGAAGGCGCCGTAG
- a CDS encoding cbb3-type cytochrome c oxidase subunit 3, with translation MRLSDIMGAANLSGYAEVAMVLFLAAFVVIVLAIFAPGRKRTYDAASRMPLDDEHPQTPR, from the coding sequence ATGCGGCTCTCCGATATCATGGGCGCCGCGAACCTCTCGGGTTACGCCGAGGTGGCGATGGTGCTGTTTCTCGCGGCGTTCGTGGTCATCGTGCTTGCCATCTTCGCCCCCGGCCGGAAGCGGACGTACGACGCGGCCAGCCGGATGCCACTCGACGACGAACATCCTCAGACGCCGCGCTGA
- the ccoN gene encoding cytochrome-c oxidase, cbb3-type subunit I, with protein MNARLDSFSYDDDIVRKFLWAAMIWGLVGFLIGLIIAIQLPWPGFNAAPYLTFGRLRPLHTNAVIFAFAGNAFFCGAYYSTQRLLKTRMWSDALSKFHFWGWQAIIVAAAITLPLGLTQSKEYAELEWPIDIAIAVVWVAFAVNYFVTLTKRRERHIYVAIWFYIASIITVALLHIFNNLSVPAGPFKSYSIYAGVQDAFMQWWYGHNAVAFFLTTPFLGLMYYFMPKAADRPVFSYRLSILHFWSLVFLYIWAGPHHLHYTALPDWASTLGMLFSVMLWMPSWGGMVNGLLTLRGAWHKVTEDPILKFFVVAVTAYGMSTFEGPMLSIKSVNALAHYTDWIIAHVHTGALGWNGFLTFGMVYWLAPRLFQTEIYSKKLVNLHFWLATFGILLYVVAIYSAGATQGLMWRAFDETGRLQYPDFVETVIRLIPMYWVRVVGGTLYITGMLLALYNLYKTWAARPAAYEVPVVQAAPLNPVYVDDHAPEAGGLWARFTHMGWHRRWEGMPLFFSVMTAVAVIVASLFEIIPTFLIKSNVPTIASVKPYTPLELAGRNIYQREGCFNCHSQMVRPLTYETERYGDYSKPGESVYEHPFLWGSRRIGPDLAREGGKYPDLWHVRHMKNPREVTQKSIMPAYPHLETNVIDFPAIQKSVDAMAMIGVPYGDAVNTAPAMAKAQAEQLAASIEAAGGPKGLADKEIVALTAYLQRLGRDLKNATAGTAQQAAPAAAAPTAATAPAGPAGSR; from the coding sequence ATGAACGCTCGCCTCGACTCGTTCTCGTACGACGACGACATCGTACGGAAGTTCCTGTGGGCCGCGATGATCTGGGGTCTGGTCGGCTTCCTGATCGGCCTGATCATCGCCATACAGTTGCCGTGGCCGGGCTTCAACGCCGCGCCGTACCTCACCTTCGGGCGGCTGCGTCCGCTGCACACGAACGCCGTCATCTTCGCCTTCGCGGGGAACGCGTTCTTCTGCGGCGCCTATTACTCCACGCAGCGCCTGCTCAAGACGCGCATGTGGAGCGACGCCCTCAGCAAGTTCCACTTCTGGGGTTGGCAGGCGATCATCGTCGCGGCGGCCATCACATTGCCGCTCGGCCTGACGCAGTCCAAGGAATACGCCGAGCTCGAGTGGCCCATCGACATCGCCATTGCGGTGGTCTGGGTGGCGTTCGCCGTCAACTATTTCGTGACGCTCACCAAGCGTCGCGAGCGCCACATCTACGTCGCCATCTGGTTCTACATCGCGTCGATCATCACGGTGGCGCTGCTCCACATCTTCAACAACCTCTCGGTCCCGGCGGGACCGTTCAAGAGCTACAGCATCTACGCCGGGGTGCAGGACGCCTTCATGCAGTGGTGGTACGGGCACAACGCCGTCGCCTTCTTCCTGACGACGCCGTTCCTGGGCCTGATGTACTACTTCATGCCGAAGGCGGCCGACCGCCCCGTCTTCAGCTACCGGCTGTCGATCCTCCACTTCTGGTCGCTGGTCTTCCTCTACATCTGGGCTGGCCCGCACCACCTGCACTACACGGCGCTCCCCGACTGGGCGTCGACGCTTGGCATGCTCTTCTCGGTGATGCTGTGGATGCCCAGCTGGGGCGGCATGGTCAACGGCCTGCTCACGCTGCGCGGCGCCTGGCACAAGGTGACCGAGGATCCGATCCTCAAGTTCTTTGTCGTCGCCGTGACGGCGTACGGCATGTCCACGTTCGAGGGCCCGATGCTCTCGATCAAGAGCGTGAACGCGCTCGCGCACTACACCGACTGGATCATCGCCCACGTGCACACGGGCGCGCTCGGCTGGAACGGCTTCCTGACGTTCGGCATGGTGTACTGGCTCGCGCCGCGCCTCTTCCAGACGGAGATCTACAGCAAGAAGCTGGTCAACCTGCACTTCTGGCTCGCCACCTTCGGCATCCTGCTGTATGTCGTCGCCATCTACTCGGCGGGCGCCACGCAGGGGCTGATGTGGCGCGCCTTCGACGAGACGGGGCGCCTGCAGTACCCCGATTTCGTCGAGACGGTCATACGGCTCATCCCGATGTACTGGGTGCGCGTGGTGGGCGGCACGCTCTACATCACCGGCATGCTGCTCGCGCTGTACAACCTGTACAAGACGTGGGCGGCGCGTCCGGCCGCGTACGAGGTGCCGGTGGTGCAGGCGGCGCCGCTTAATCCCGTGTACGTGGACGATCACGCGCCGGAAGCCGGCGGCCTCTGGGCGCGCTTCACGCACATGGGCTGGCACCGCCGCTGGGAAGGCATGCCGCTCTTCTTCTCGGTGATGACGGCGGTCGCCGTGATCGTGGCGTCGCTCTTCGAGATCATTCCCACGTTCCTCATCAAGTCGAACGTGCCGACGATCGCGAGCGTCAAGCCGTACACCCCGCTCGAGCTTGCCGGCCGCAACATCTATCAGCGCGAGGGCTGCTTCAACTGCCATTCGCAGATGGTGCGCCCGCTCACGTACGAGACCGAGCGCTACGGCGACTACTCCAAGCCCGGCGAGTCGGTGTACGAGCATCCGTTCCTGTGGGGCTCGCGCCGCATCGGGCCGGATCTCGCGCGCGAGGGCGGCAAGTATCCGGACCTGTGGCACGTGCGGCACATGAAGAATCCGCGCGAGGTGACGCAGAAGTCGATCATGCCGGCGTATCCGCACCTCGAGACCAACGTCATCGACTTCCCGGCCATCCAGAAGTCCGTGGATGCGATGGCGATGATCGGCGTGCCGTACGGCGACGCGGTGAACACCGCGCCGGCCATGGCCAAGGCGCAGGCCGAGCAGCTGGCGGCCTCGATCGAGGCGGCAGGCGGCCCGAAGGGGCTCGCGGACAAGGAGATCGTGGCGCTGACGGCGTATTTGCAGCGCCTGGGACGCGACCTGAAGAACGCGACGGCGGGAACGGCGCAGCAGGCCGCGCCGGCCGCCGCGGCACCGACGGCAGCGACCGCCCCGGCCGGTCCGGCGGGGAGCCGCTGA
- a CDS encoding heavy metal translocating P-type ATPase translates to MTQVERPPASSGVGALSLTRGATWLPAAAVAALIIGGAVRWADPGNPWVWRGWMLVLVFAGLPVVVRTVRGLLRGNFAADVAATLSILGAVALGQPIAGLVIVLMQTGGEWLERYAEGRASNAVRALEEAAPRAAHRERDDGHFDDIAASDIVVGDRLLVRPGEMLPADGVVVSGRSHLDVSRLTGEAPPDLVQAGSDVRSGAVNLEGAIVVRATRPASESLYARIVELVRTAQAEKSPIQRLADRYAVWFTPATILVCTVAWFLTHDPLRVLAVLVVATPCPLLLATPVAIIGGINRAARHQVIVRSGGALERLASVDTAVFDKTGTLTIGRPEVVAVDTLGDWTPDDVLRLAAAVEMGSGHHLARSTVDAAMHRGIRPPAPSNVVDAPGMGMRGSVEGRDVAVGAAAWLTSLFPDEREAIATARGAGLRGVVAVDGRIAGAIEYADHARDGLHGFFEQLRHLGLRHLVLLSGDHQANVEGIARAVGIDDARGDLLPQEKVEAVRELMRQGRHVVMVGDGTNDAPALSAATAGIALAAHGGGIAAEAADAVILCDDITRVADAVRIGRRSVAIARQSIVVGLGLSGLAMIFATLGYFSPTTGAMLQEAIDVAVILNALRASAE, encoded by the coding sequence ATGACGCAGGTCGAGCGCCCCCCCGCTTCCTCTGGCGTGGGGGCGCTTTCGCTGACACGCGGCGCCACCTGGCTCCCCGCGGCGGCGGTCGCGGCCCTCATCATTGGTGGAGCTGTTCGCTGGGCCGACCCCGGCAACCCGTGGGTCTGGCGTGGCTGGATGCTGGTGCTGGTCTTCGCCGGCCTCCCCGTGGTGGTTCGCACGGTGCGCGGTTTGCTGCGCGGGAACTTCGCCGCCGATGTCGCCGCCACCCTGTCGATCCTCGGCGCCGTCGCGCTGGGCCAGCCGATCGCCGGCCTGGTGATCGTGCTCATGCAGACCGGCGGGGAGTGGCTCGAACGCTACGCCGAGGGGCGTGCCTCCAACGCGGTGCGCGCGCTGGAGGAGGCCGCACCGCGCGCGGCGCATCGCGAGCGCGACGACGGACACTTCGACGACATCGCGGCGTCGGACATCGTAGTCGGCGACCGGCTGCTCGTGCGCCCGGGGGAGATGCTCCCCGCCGACGGCGTCGTCGTCAGCGGTCGGTCGCACCTCGACGTCTCGCGCCTGACGGGTGAAGCGCCCCCCGACCTGGTGCAGGCCGGGAGCGACGTCCGCTCGGGCGCCGTCAACCTCGAGGGCGCGATCGTCGTGCGGGCCACGCGTCCGGCCAGCGAGTCGCTATATGCGCGGATCGTGGAGCTGGTGCGCACCGCGCAGGCGGAGAAGTCGCCCATCCAGCGGCTCGCCGACCGCTACGCCGTCTGGTTCACGCCGGCCACCATCCTCGTCTGCACCGTGGCCTGGTTCCTCACGCACGACCCGCTGCGCGTGCTCGCCGTGCTGGTGGTTGCCACGCCCTGCCCGCTTCTCCTCGCCACGCCCGTCGCGATCATCGGCGGCATCAACCGCGCGGCGCGCCATCAGGTGATCGTGCGCAGCGGCGGCGCGCTCGAGCGCCTTGCGAGCGTGGACACCGCCGTCTTCGACAAGACCGGCACGCTGACCATCGGCCGTCCCGAGGTGGTGGCGGTGGACACGCTCGGCGACTGGACGCCAGACGACGTGCTGCGGCTCGCCGCCGCGGTGGAGATGGGATCGGGGCATCATCTGGCACGCAGCACGGTGGACGCGGCGATGCACCGGGGCATCAGGCCCCCGGCGCCATCGAACGTGGTAGACGCGCCGGGCATGGGCATGCGCGGCTCGGTGGAGGGACGCGACGTGGCGGTGGGCGCGGCCGCCTGGCTGACCTCGCTCTTCCCGGACGAGCGCGAGGCGATCGCCACGGCGCGCGGAGCCGGGCTTCGCGGCGTCGTCGCCGTGGATGGCCGGATCGCCGGCGCCATCGAGTATGCCGATCATGCGCGCGATGGCCTGCACGGCTTCTTCGAACAGCTCCGGCACCTCGGCCTCAGGCATCTCGTGCTGCTCTCCGGCGACCATCAGGCGAACGTGGAGGGCATCGCCCGCGCCGTCGGCATCGATGACGCCCGCGGCGACCTGCTGCCGCAGGAGAAGGTCGAGGCGGTGCGCGAGCTGATGCGGCAGGGCCGGCATGTGGTGATGGTCGGCGACGGGACCAACGACGCCCCCGCCCTCAGCGCGGCGACGGCGGGGATCGCCCTGGCCGCCCACGGCGGCGGCATCGCGGCCGAGGCGGCCGACGCGGTGATCCTGTGCGACGACATCACGCGCGTCGCCGACGCGGTGCGCATCGGCCGCCGTTCGGTGGCCATCGCGCGGCAGAGCATCGTGGTTGGCCTCGGGCTCAGCGGGCTCGCGATGATCTTCGCCACGCTCGGGTACTTCTCGCCGACCACCGGTGCGATGCTGCAGGAGGCGATCGACGTGGCGGTGATCCTCAACGCGTTGCGGGCCTCGGCGGAGTAG
- a CDS encoding peptidylprolyl isomerase, with protein MKTATFETNVGTIVADLYDDAAPLTVANFEKLANDGFYDGVKFHRVIPDFVVQGGDPLSKDLPNGHPRVGTGGPGWTIKCETAGNPHKHSVGALSMAHAGKDTGGSQFFMVLSEANTRHLNGVHTVFGQITSGLDVMKKIKQNDVMTKVRVA; from the coding sequence ATGAAGACCGCCACTTTCGAAACCAACGTCGGCACGATCGTCGCCGATCTTTACGATGACGCCGCGCCCCTGACGGTCGCGAATTTCGAGAAACTCGCCAATGACGGGTTCTATGACGGCGTGAAGTTCCATCGCGTCATCCCCGACTTCGTCGTGCAGGGCGGCGATCCGCTGTCGAAGGACCTCCCCAACGGCCATCCGCGCGTCGGCACCGGCGGCCCGGGGTGGACCATCAAGTGCGAGACGGCGGGCAATCCGCACAAGCACAGCGTCGGCGCGCTCTCCATGGCGCACGCCGGCAAGGATACCGGGGGCAGCCAGTTCTTCATGGTGCTCAGCGAGGCGAACACGCGTCACCTGAACGGCGTGCATACCGTCTTCGGCCAGATCACCAGCGGCCTCGACGTGATGAAGAAGATCAAGCAGAACGATGTCATGACCAAGGTGCGCGTCGCGTAG
- the nth gene encoding endonuclease III: MKKPSTRRRSRAALAAHAREIERRLVVLYPDAHCELDFQSPFELLCATILSAQCTDKRVNLVTPDLFRRWPNAAALAAASPDDVEMVIKSTGFFRSKAKSLIGMARALVEAHAGAVPAEMDALTALPGVGRKTANVLLGNAFARNEGIVVDTHVARLAARLGLTAETDPVRIEQALMPLFEHDGWARLSHLLIWHGRRVCDARKPRCAECTLADICPSAT, from the coding sequence ATGAAGAAACCCTCCACCAGACGCCGGTCCCGCGCCGCGCTCGCGGCGCATGCCCGCGAGATCGAGCGCCGGCTCGTCGTGCTCTATCCCGACGCGCACTGCGAGCTCGATTTCCAGTCGCCCTTCGAGCTGCTGTGCGCCACCATCCTGTCGGCGCAGTGCACCGACAAGCGTGTCAACCTGGTGACTCCGGACCTGTTCCGGCGCTGGCCGAATGCCGCGGCGCTCGCAGCCGCCTCGCCGGACGACGTCGAGATGGTGATCAAGAGCACGGGCTTCTTCCGCAGCAAGGCGAAGTCGCTCATCGGCATGGCCCGGGCGCTTGTAGAAGCGCATGCCGGCGCGGTCCCCGCCGAGATGGATGCGCTCACCGCCTTGCCGGGCGTCGGGCGAAAGACCGCCAATGTGCTCCTGGGGAATGCCTTCGCGCGCAACGAAGGCATCGTCGTCGACACCCACGTGGCGCGCCTTGCCGCTCGCCTGGGCCTCACCGCGGAGACCGACCCCGTGCGCATCGAGCAGGCGCTCATGCCGCTGTTCGAGCACGACGGCTGGGCCCGTCTGTCGCACCTGCTCATCTGGCACGGTCGGCGCGTCTGCGACGCGCGCAAGCCGCGCTGCGCCGAGTGCACGCTTGCCGACATCTGCCCCTCGGCCACCTGA
- a CDS encoding alpha/beta fold hydrolase, whose product MPWSGFTASTPVPLYWVAHGPSGGARLLVLHGGPGAHHDYLLPQMLDLAADRELVLYDQRGGGRSRHDDDRATITWESQVRDLEAVVRELELTPLTLVGYSWGGLLALLYSLQAAHGHATPTPSRLVLVDPAPVSRAWRARFEAEFAARQQSAAIQALRDELAASGLRESDPAAYRHRAFELSVAGYFADPLRARALTPFRVTGRVQQSIWDSLGDFDLTSALRDVRCPALVVHGRQDPIPLESSVAVAEALRAELVILDDCGHVPYVEQPEALFRAIRGFLDRPTPPGH is encoded by the coding sequence ATGCCCTGGTCCGGCTTCACCGCCAGCACTCCCGTCCCGCTGTACTGGGTCGCGCACGGCCCCTCGGGCGGCGCGCGGCTGCTCGTGCTGCACGGCGGCCCTGGCGCACACCACGACTATCTGCTGCCGCAGATGCTGGACCTCGCGGCGGACCGCGAGCTCGTGCTCTACGACCAGCGCGGCGGCGGCCGGTCGCGCCACGATGACGACCGCGCGACGATCACCTGGGAATCGCAGGTGCGTGACCTCGAGGCCGTCGTGCGCGAACTCGAGCTCACCCCGCTGACGCTGGTCGGATACTCGTGGGGCGGCCTCCTCGCCCTCCTCTACAGCCTGCAGGCCGCGCACGGCCATGCGACGCCGACTCCGTCCCGGTTGGTGCTCGTCGATCCCGCGCCCGTCTCGCGCGCCTGGCGTGCCCGCTTCGAGGCCGAGTTCGCGGCGCGCCAGCAGTCCGCCGCCATCCAGGCGCTGCGCGATGAACTCGCCGCTTCCGGCCTCCGGGAATCCGACCCCGCGGCGTATCGCCATCGCGCCTTCGAGCTGAGCGTCGCGGGGTATTTCGCCGATCCACTCCGAGCCCGCGCGCTCACCCCCTTCCGGGTGACCGGCCGCGTGCAGCAGTCCATCTGGGATTCACTCGGCGATTTCGACCTCACCTCGGCGCTGCGCGACGTCCGCTGCCCGGCACTCGTCGTTCACGGACGGCAGGATCCGATCCCGCTGGAGTCGTCGGTCGCCGTGGCCGAGGCCCTTCGGGCCGAGCTGGTCATACTGGATGACTGCGGCCACGTGCCGTATGTTGAGCAACCGGAGGCGCTCTTCCGCGCCATCCGGGGCTTCCTCGACCGCCCAACGCCGCCGGGCCACTGA
- a CDS encoding M28 family peptidase: MHASNRSRRALLGAAALLLAACHHTAPVTALLSTPPADQLREDVTFLASPALEGRGTGTAGNDSAAVFIARRYNALRLASISQADRPACAKGGVTGRAECFVLPFTASVPVRNAPPRSLKTQNVAAIVRGKGPQADEYVIVGAHFDHIGRDSASARDPEKGHVIHYGADDNGSGTAVVMEVARRLAKRPANRSILIANFTGEELGLFGSTQFVNTLPVAKEKVQAMVNLDMVGRLKNDKLIVYGVMTATEMKGIVDSANVEPRLNISAVGDGEGPSDHAAFYRKDLPVLHLFTDLHDDYHTAADVPEKLNIDGMVRVADYTERVVRALADRPGRLTFQKVQTAAASRPSSRAGTGVYLGTVPDMGAGDVKGMPLSGVRPGSPAEQGGLKAGDIIIKFGDKVINNIYDYTDAMGAYKPGDVVDIVVKRAGAEVTLKVTLGKRG; encoded by the coding sequence ATGCACGCCTCAAACCGCTCGCGCCGCGCCCTGCTTGGCGCCGCCGCCCTGCTGCTTGCCGCTTGCCACCATACCGCCCCGGTGACGGCGCTCCTGAGCACGCCGCCCGCCGACCAGCTGCGCGAGGATGTCACGTTCCTTGCCAGCCCGGCGCTCGAAGGGCGCGGGACCGGCACGGCCGGCAATGACAGCGCGGCCGTCTTCATCGCGCGCCGATACAATGCGCTGCGGCTGGCCAGCATCTCGCAGGCGGATCGTCCGGCCTGCGCCAAGGGCGGCGTCACCGGCAGGGCCGAGTGCTTCGTGCTGCCGTTCACGGCGAGCGTCCCGGTGCGCAACGCCCCGCCGCGGTCGCTCAAGACGCAGAACGTCGCCGCGATCGTTCGGGGCAAGGGACCGCAGGCCGACGAGTACGTGATCGTGGGCGCGCACTTCGATCACATCGGGCGTGACTCCGCCAGCGCGCGCGATCCGGAGAAGGGACACGTCATTCACTACGGCGCCGACGACAATGGCTCGGGCACGGCCGTCGTCATGGAAGTCGCCCGCCGGCTCGCCAAGCGGCCGGCGAACCGTTCGATCCTCATCGCCAACTTCACCGGCGAGGAGCTCGGCCTCTTCGGCAGCACGCAGTTCGTCAACACCCTGCCCGTCGCGAAGGAGAAGGTGCAGGCCATGGTCAACCTCGACATGGTCGGCCGCCTGAAGAACGACAAGCTCATCGTCTACGGCGTGATGACGGCGACGGAGATGAAGGGGATCGTGGACAGCGCCAACGTCGAGCCCAGGCTCAACATCTCGGCGGTCGGCGATGGCGAAGGGCCCAGCGATCACGCCGCGTTCTATCGCAAGGACCTCCCCGTGCTGCACCTCTTCACCGACCTGCACGACGACTACCACACCGCCGCCGACGTGCCGGAGAAGCTCAACATCGACGGGATGGTGCGCGTGGCGGATTACACCGAGCGCGTCGTGCGCGCGCTGGCCGACCGTCCGGGGCGCCTCACCTTCCAGAAGGTGCAGACCGCGGCCGCCAGTCGTCCCTCGTCGCGCGCGGGGACCGGCGTCTACCTGGGCACCGTGCCCGACATGGGCGCCGGCGATGTGAAGGGCATGCCGCTCTCCGGCGTGCGCCCGGGAAGCCCCGCCGAGCAGGGCGGGCTGAAGGCCGGCGACATCATCATCAAGTTCGGCGACAAGGTGATCAACAACATCTACGACTACACCGACGCGATGGGCGCGTACAAGCCGGGGGACGTCGTGGACATCGTCGTGAAGCGCGCGGGCGCCGAGGTGACCCTGAAGGTGACGCTGGGCAAGCGGGGGTAG
- a CDS encoding HEAT repeat domain-containing protein produces MDRHVEFATQLSHLVALYARDPIDRAAEKAALRAARGAAKHGAIELSLVNGVLRAGPRDVEDPHPDVEALQLLLSALGVSAINVAHHAKQEEVKRLAQLLGAVAVGKTSPQAFADELAAHRWEEVTVERVVAAESPPAETAETLDAAGAPTAAKPADEQAVAEPLDAAPAARPEESPAEVLDVVAADGVAEGVAEVVAEGAAPAADAPSRPLAERLPEGVEQLAGPEYRGLFERLITSSEPLTLRRLLEPVQSAIEQTARGGQVALSARLVLSMFACEACADDSEMRRQFVVTLRRLTKPTLTRAYAVLYAGAPEVRSELEQVLARFGEDGAEAVADCIGSAPTRAVRALYLELMSRLPGTKDALVAMLDDQREIVVERAIGLMVELRHPEMERALGDQLGAERTRVRQAAARALATAKDSNFAADALVRAAQDASPEVRLAAAVALQGRREERLVASILPLVDAEEELDVQLALVAVLGKIVTAEGVQKLIALANPTDRMLRRRRAPVLRLHAIEALGEARTPAAMVALQKLLEDKEQDVREAAARLYTRARRQTAATGMAAVSGT; encoded by the coding sequence ATGGACCGCCACGTCGAGTTCGCCACCCAGCTATCGCACCTGGTCGCGCTCTACGCACGCGATCCGATTGATCGCGCCGCCGAGAAGGCGGCGCTGCGCGCGGCACGCGGCGCCGCTAAGCACGGCGCCATCGAACTCTCCCTCGTCAACGGTGTGCTTCGCGCCGGCCCTCGCGACGTCGAGGATCCCCATCCCGACGTCGAGGCGCTGCAACTCCTGCTATCAGCGCTGGGCGTGTCAGCCATCAACGTTGCCCATCACGCGAAGCAGGAAGAAGTGAAGCGGCTCGCACAGCTCCTCGGCGCGGTGGCCGTGGGCAAGACCTCACCGCAGGCCTTTGCCGACGAGCTCGCCGCGCACCGATGGGAAGAGGTGACGGTCGAGCGCGTCGTCGCCGCCGAGTCGCCGCCAGCCGAGACGGCGGAGACTCTCGACGCCGCAGGCGCACCGACAGCCGCGAAGCCAGCCGACGAACAGGCGGTTGCCGAGCCACTGGACGCGGCACCCGCCGCGCGGCCCGAGGAATCGCCGGCCGAGGTGCTGGACGTCGTCGCCGCGGACGGCGTTGCGGAAGGCGTCGCGGAAGTCGTCGCGGAAGGCGCCGCGCCGGCCGCGGATGCGCCCTCGCGACCGCTGGCCGAGCGATTGCCCGAGGGCGTGGAACAGCTGGCTGGACCGGAGTACCGCGGACTGTTCGAGCGGCTCATCACCTCGAGCGAGCCGCTCACGCTGCGCCGCCTGCTCGAACCCGTGCAGTCCGCAATCGAACAGACGGCGCGGGGCGGGCAGGTGGCACTCTCGGCGCGGCTCGTGCTGTCGATGTTCGCGTGCGAGGCCTGCGCGGACGACTCGGAGATGCGCCGACAGTTCGTGGTGACGCTGCGTCGCCTGACCAAGCCGACCCTGACCCGCGCGTACGCGGTGCTGTATGCCGGCGCGCCGGAGGTCCGTTCCGAACTCGAGCAGGTGCTCGCCCGCTTCGGTGAGGATGGCGCCGAAGCGGTCGCCGACTGCATCGGCAGCGCCCCGACGCGTGCGGTGCGGGCGCTCTACCTGGAATTGATGAGCCGCCTGCCGGGCACGAAAGACGCGCTGGTCGCCATGCTGGACGATCAGCGCGAAATCGTGGTCGAGCGCGCGATCGGCCTGATGGTCGAGCTGCGTCATCCCGAGATGGAACGGGCGCTCGGCGACCAGCTTGGGGCGGAGCGCACACGGGTGCGTCAGGCGGCGGCGCGAGCGCTGGCGACCGCGAAGGACTCAAATTTCGCGGCCGATGCGCTGGTTCGCGCGGCGCAGGATGCCTCGCCCGAGGTGCGCCTTGCCGCCGCCGTGGCACTGCAGGGCCGTCGTGAGGAGCGGCTGGTCGCGTCCATTCTCCCGCTCGTCGATGCGGAAGAGGAGCTCGACGTGCAACTGGCGCTCGTGGCCGTGCTGGGCAAGATCGTGACGGCCGAGGGGGTGCAGAAGCTGATCGCACTCGCCAATCCAACCGATCGCATGCTGCGGCGGCGGCGCGCTCCGGTGCTCCGGCTGCACGCCATCGAGGCGCTGGGCGAAGCGCGCACGCCGGCGGCGATGGTCGCGCTGCAGAAGCTGCTCGAAGACAAGGAACAGGATGTGCGCGAGGCCGCGGCCCGGCTCTACACGCGTGCGCGCCGGCAGACCGCGGCCACGGGCATGGCCGCCGTGAGCGGCACCTGA
- a CDS encoding sulfite exporter TauE/SafE family protein, whose amino-acid sequence MDSTLLVVIGLAAGVLAGLFGIGGGIIIVPALVYIARLPLQTAIGTSLGALLLPVGALGAWAYYRTGHLQWKAAAWVALGLFFGAWLGAKAAQAMPDVSLRRLFSLVLVGVAVKMWVG is encoded by the coding sequence ATGGATTCGACGCTGCTTGTGGTCATCGGTCTCGCGGCCGGCGTGCTCGCCGGGCTCTTTGGCATCGGCGGCGGCATCATCATCGTGCCGGCGCTGGTGTACATCGCGCGTCTTCCCCTGCAGACGGCCATCGGCACGTCCCTCGGTGCGCTGCTGCTGCCCGTCGGCGCGCTGGGCGCCTGGGCGTACTATCGCACGGGCCACCTGCAGTGGAAGGCGGCGGCGTGGGTCGCGCTGGGCCTGTTCTTCGGCGCCTGGCTCGGCGCCAAGGCCGCGCAGGCGATGCCCGACGTGTCGCTGCGGCGCCTCTTCTCGCTGGTGCTGGTGGGCGTGGCGGTGAAGATGTGGGTCGGGTGA